In a single window of the Pseudogemmatithrix spongiicola genome:
- a CDS encoding fumarate hydratase translates to MTTTIRQDDFIQSIADALQHISYYHPLDYIRALAEAYELEQSPAAKDAIAQILTNSRMCAEGHRPICQDTGIVVVFLKIGMDVRWDATLSIQEMVNEGVRRAYLHPDNTLRASIVSDPAFSRKNTRDNTPAVVHYEVVPGHHVEVKLAAKGGGSENKSKFAMLNPSDSIVDWVMKTVPTMGAGWCPPGMLGIGIGGSAEKAMLMAKESLMEPIDMAQLKQRGPQNKLEELRIELHDKINALGIGAQGLGGLSTVLDVKIFDFPTHAASKPIAMIPNCAATRHAHFHLDGSGVAKLPVPSLADWPNVTWMPDANAKRVDLDTLTPEVVASWKAGDRLLLNGKLLTGRDAAHKRIADLFAKGESLPPGVDFTNRVIYYVGPVDPVRDEAVGPAGPTTATRMDKFTEMMLEKTGLIAMIGKAERGPTGLEAIRKHKAAYLMAVGGAAYLVSKAIRSSRVVAFEDLGMEAIYEFEVEEMPVTVAVDAAGHNVHESGPKEWQEKIRNLPVLSA, encoded by the coding sequence ATGACCACGACGATCCGCCAAGACGATTTCATCCAGTCCATCGCCGACGCGCTCCAGCACATCAGCTACTATCACCCGCTGGATTACATCCGCGCGCTCGCCGAGGCCTACGAACTCGAGCAGTCCCCGGCCGCAAAGGACGCCATCGCGCAGATCCTCACGAACTCGCGGATGTGCGCCGAGGGCCATCGGCCCATCTGCCAGGACACGGGCATCGTCGTCGTCTTCCTCAAGATCGGCATGGACGTCCGCTGGGATGCCACGCTGTCTATCCAGGAGATGGTCAACGAAGGCGTGCGCCGCGCCTATCTGCACCCCGACAACACGCTGCGCGCCTCGATCGTCAGCGACCCGGCCTTCTCCCGCAAGAACACGCGCGACAACACGCCGGCCGTCGTGCACTACGAGGTGGTGCCCGGCCATCACGTCGAGGTGAAGCTCGCCGCGAAGGGCGGCGGCTCCGAGAACAAGTCGAAGTTCGCGATGCTCAACCCGTCCGATTCCATCGTGGACTGGGTCATGAAGACCGTCCCGACGATGGGCGCCGGCTGGTGTCCGCCAGGCATGCTCGGCATCGGCATCGGGGGATCGGCCGAGAAGGCGATGCTCATGGCGAAAGAGTCGCTCATGGAGCCCATCGACATGGCCCAGCTCAAGCAGCGCGGTCCGCAGAACAAGCTCGAGGAGTTGCGCATCGAGCTGCACGACAAGATCAACGCCCTCGGCATCGGCGCGCAGGGCTTGGGCGGTCTCTCCACCGTGCTCGACGTGAAGATCTTCGACTTCCCCACGCACGCCGCGTCGAAGCCCATCGCGATGATCCCGAACTGCGCCGCCACGCGGCACGCGCACTTCCATCTCGACGGCTCCGGCGTCGCCAAGCTGCCGGTGCCCTCGCTCGCGGATTGGCCGAACGTCACCTGGATGCCGGACGCGAACGCGAAGCGTGTCGACCTCGACACGCTCACGCCCGAAGTCGTCGCGAGCTGGAAGGCCGGCGATCGCCTGTTGCTCAACGGCAAGCTGCTCACGGGGCGCGACGCGGCACACAAGCGCATCGCCGATCTCTTCGCCAAGGGCGAGTCGCTCCCGCCGGGCGTCGACTTCACGAATCGCGTGATCTACTACGTCGGCCCCGTGGATCCCGTGCGCGACGAAGCCGTCGGCCCCGCCGGCCCGACTACCGCGACGCGCATGGACAAGTTCACCGAGATGATGCTCGAGAAGACCGGCCTCATCGCGATGATCGGCAAGGCCGAGCGCGGTCCGACGGGCCTCGAAGCCATCCGCAAGCACAAGGCAGCCTACCTGATGGCCGTCGGCGGCGCGGCGTATCTCGTCTCCAAGGCCATCCGTTCCTCGCGTGTCGTCGCCTTCGAAGATCTCGGCATGGAGGCGATCTACGAGTTCGAGGTCGAGGAGATGCCGGTGACCGTCGCCGTCGACGCGGCGGGCCACAACGTGCACGAGAGTGGCCCCAAGGAATGGCAGGAGAAGATCCGCAACCTTCCCGTGCTCTCGGCGTAG
- a CDS encoding PepSY-associated TM helix domain-containing protein has product MSARRAIRTVFFWTHLSIGLLAGGLILLMSVTGVLLGFERQMIAWIDGAPRVEANGAAPLPLDTLLARAGVARADVASVLIKRDPTQPVTIRQRERGAAPILAHPTTGAVLTPSGDGSGQRFFSALRRWHRYVGAEAGALRAQMKVLNGVANLIFLALVLSGLYLWWPRRWSVARLRATAWPQWKHRAGQARDFNWHNSLGFWFALPLAIIIATAAFFSFRWPGQYLDLALGSDQERAAARVAIAEARAARQDAPAAAESRRDAATEEPPPHPVRAEDAALATYIAAAASARPDWAQLTLTLPDAKASVVRIAVAEGNTYRPDLRWTLDVDRASATVATSSGYDDLSTARKLRAWVRFGHTGEVFGIPGQIVATLASAVGVLLVWTGFALAWRRLRQALRRRRRSVPAVAALPDPSLESPAALG; this is encoded by the coding sequence ATGTCCGCCCGCCGAGCCATCCGCACCGTGTTCTTCTGGACTCACCTCAGCATCGGATTGCTGGCGGGTGGGCTCATCCTGTTGATGAGCGTGACGGGTGTGCTGCTTGGATTCGAGCGGCAGATGATCGCGTGGATCGACGGCGCGCCGCGCGTGGAGGCGAATGGTGCCGCGCCGCTTCCCCTCGATACGCTGCTCGCGCGCGCGGGCGTTGCGCGGGCGGACGTCGCCAGTGTGCTGATCAAGCGCGACCCGACGCAGCCCGTGACGATTCGCCAGCGCGAACGCGGTGCGGCTCCGATCCTCGCACACCCCACGACCGGCGCCGTGCTCACGCCCTCGGGAGATGGATCGGGCCAGCGCTTCTTCTCGGCACTGCGCCGGTGGCACCGTTATGTCGGTGCGGAGGCGGGAGCGCTGCGCGCGCAGATGAAAGTGCTGAATGGCGTGGCGAACCTGATCTTCCTCGCGCTCGTGCTCTCAGGGCTGTATCTCTGGTGGCCGCGGCGCTGGAGCGTCGCGCGACTCCGGGCGACGGCGTGGCCGCAGTGGAAGCATCGCGCCGGACAGGCGCGCGACTTCAACTGGCACAACAGCCTTGGCTTCTGGTTCGCGCTGCCGCTGGCGATCATCATCGCGACGGCCGCGTTCTTCTCGTTCCGCTGGCCGGGGCAGTATCTCGATCTCGCACTCGGAAGCGACCAGGAACGCGCGGCGGCCCGAGTGGCGATCGCCGAGGCGCGCGCTGCCCGTCAGGACGCTCCAGCGGCTGCAGAGTCGCGCCGCGACGCGGCGACCGAGGAACCGCCGCCGCATCCCGTCCGAGCGGAGGACGCTGCGTTGGCGACGTACATCGCGGCCGCGGCGAGCGCCCGTCCGGATTGGGCGCAGCTCACCCTCACGCTGCCCGACGCGAAGGCATCCGTCGTCCGGATCGCGGTCGCCGAAGGCAACACGTATCGCCCGGACCTGCGGTGGACGCTCGACGTGGACCGTGCGAGCGCGACGGTCGCGACGTCGTCAGGTTACGACGACCTCAGCACGGCCCGCAAGCTGCGTGCGTGGGTGCGCTTCGGCCACACGGGCGAAGTGTTCGGGATTCCCGGGCAGATCGTCGCGACGCTTGCGAGCGCCGTGGGCGTGCTGCTGGTCTGGACCGGCTTCGCCTTGGCGTGGCGGCGACTGCGCCAGGCACTGCGCCGCCGGAGGCGCTCAGTCCCAGCGGTGGCTGCGCTTCCAGACCCGTCGCTCGAGTCGCCAGCTGCGCTTGGCTGA
- a CDS encoding 3'-5' exoribonuclease YhaM family protein, whose protein sequence is MAPLEIPKLAVGDRVQHELLVREREDKVTKAGDPFLTLKLGNATGVLGANVWKEMVPQVQGVRPGQVVQVIGVVEEYAGRRQLKLTAPPRVVPMGGADIEQFLPRITVPEERLWAKIDAWRAEMHGPLRRAVDLFFADESFRAEFARTPGATRGHHALVGGLLLHTCEVADIARASAQTMGGNVTLVTAGALLHDIGKTKTYTVDLAGFDYTRAGMLLQHIVLGSLMLEERLRTLPPQDQLSDEQRLELHHFIQSHHGQLEFGAAVRPMTLEAEILHFADNTSAKGNDFTEAVEDAELFPSAELEFSAKRSWRLERRVWKRSHRWD, encoded by the coding sequence ATGGCGCCCCTCGAGATTCCCAAGCTGGCGGTCGGTGACCGCGTGCAGCACGAACTGCTCGTGCGCGAACGCGAGGACAAGGTCACCAAGGCTGGCGATCCCTTCCTGACCCTCAAGCTCGGCAACGCCACCGGCGTACTCGGCGCCAACGTGTGGAAGGAGATGGTGCCGCAGGTGCAGGGCGTGCGGCCCGGTCAGGTCGTGCAGGTCATCGGCGTCGTCGAGGAGTACGCGGGGCGGCGGCAGCTCAAGCTCACCGCGCCGCCGCGTGTCGTCCCGATGGGCGGCGCCGACATCGAGCAGTTCCTGCCGCGGATCACCGTACCCGAGGAACGGCTCTGGGCCAAGATCGACGCCTGGCGCGCCGAGATGCACGGGCCCCTGCGGCGCGCGGTCGATCTCTTCTTCGCCGACGAATCGTTCCGCGCCGAGTTCGCCCGTACGCCGGGCGCGACGCGTGGCCACCATGCGCTCGTGGGCGGACTGCTGTTGCACACCTGCGAAGTCGCCGACATCGCGCGCGCCTCCGCGCAGACCATGGGTGGCAACGTCACGCTGGTCACCGCCGGCGCGCTGCTGCACGACATCGGCAAGACCAAGACCTACACGGTGGATCTGGCGGGCTTCGACTACACCCGCGCCGGCATGCTGCTCCAGCACATCGTGCTGGGCTCGCTCATGCTCGAAGAGCGCTTGCGCACGCTACCTCCGCAGGATCAGCTCAGCGACGAACAGCGTCTCGAGCTGCATCACTTCATCCAGTCGCATCATGGCCAGCTCGAGTTCGGCGCGGCCGTGCGCCCGATGACGCTCGAGGCCGAGATCCTGCACTTCGCCGACAACACCTCGGCGAAGGGCAACGATTTCACCGAGGCGGTGGAGGATGCCGAGTTGTTTCCCAGCGCCGAGCTGGAGTTCTCAGCCAAGCGCAGCTGGCGACTCGAGCGACGGGTCTGGAAGCGCAGCCACCGCTGGGACTGA
- a CDS encoding SPFH domain-containing protein codes for MEYFVGIVALGIGVVLAKSIRIIGQAEVMVVERLGRFNRVARSGLNILIPFIERPRSIDVRYFEADVTGLKKMIASTVSRIDLREQVLNFPSQPVITKDNVTIDIDAVLYYRVADPQKATYAVQNLPFALETLTRTTLRNIVGEIELDQTLASRDMINKKMREVIEEASIGWGVDVTRVELQSIEPPRDIQQSMELQMRAERERRAAVTNAEASKRAAVLEAEGLRESQIRKAEGEKEAAILRAQGLAEARLAMADAEAEAVRRIAAALPPGEAATYLLGLKYLEALPALAQGKGTTVFLPSEATGVLGAIGGIKELLKAGGSSSEPQPQRPSGALGSGPFVP; via the coding sequence TTGGAGTACTTCGTTGGCATAGTTGCCCTTGGCATCGGCGTCGTCCTCGCCAAGAGCATCCGCATCATCGGGCAGGCCGAGGTCATGGTCGTCGAGCGCCTCGGCCGCTTCAATCGCGTCGCGCGCTCGGGCCTCAACATCCTGATCCCGTTCATCGAACGGCCGCGCAGCATCGACGTGCGCTACTTCGAGGCGGACGTCACCGGCCTCAAGAAGATGATCGCCAGCACCGTCTCGCGCATCGACCTGCGCGAGCAGGTGCTGAACTTCCCGTCGCAACCGGTCATCACGAAGGACAACGTCACGATCGACATCGACGCGGTGCTCTACTACCGCGTCGCCGATCCGCAGAAGGCCACCTACGCGGTGCAGAACCTGCCCTTCGCGCTCGAGACGCTCACGCGCACCACGCTGCGCAACATCGTCGGCGAGATCGAACTCGACCAGACGCTGGCCTCGCGCGACATGATCAACAAGAAGATGCGCGAGGTCATCGAGGAAGCCTCGATCGGCTGGGGCGTCGACGTCACGCGCGTCGAGCTGCAGAGCATCGAGCCCCCGCGCGACATCCAGCAGTCCATGGAACTGCAGATGCGCGCCGAGCGTGAGCGCCGCGCCGCCGTCACCAACGCCGAAGCCAGCAAGCGCGCCGCGGTGCTCGAGGCCGAAGGCCTCCGGGAGTCGCAGATCCGCAAGGCCGAGGGCGAGAAGGAAGCCGCCATCCTGCGCGCCCAAGGTCTCGCCGAGGCGCGGCTCGCCATGGCCGACGCCGAGGCGGAAGCCGTGCGCCGCATCGCCGCCGCGCTGCCGCCCGGCGAAGCCGCCACCTATCTGCTCGGCCTCAAGTACCTCGAGGCCCTCCCGGCGCTCGCCCAGGGCAAGGGAACCACCGTGTTCCTGCCCAGCGAAGCCACGGGCGTGCTCGGCGCGATCGGCGGGATCAAGGAGCTGCTCAAGGCCGGCGGCAGTTCGTCGGAACCGCAGCCACAGCGTCCCAGCGGCGCGCTCGGCAGCGGTCCCTTCGTACCGTAA
- a CDS encoding TolB family protein, with product MSYRVMIAAALLGAAACGGTAAEQSPIVAREGDARESRLSNLRQITFGGENAEAYWSQDGEYITFQSTRDGRTCDQQYVIKADGTGLTRVSDGRGKTTCGWFFPGGERLFFASTTAHDEGCPVRPDPSKGYVWPLDRYDIYTANRDGSDMRRLTNYDVYTAEGILSPDGSKIVFTSMKDGDLEIYTMNADGSDVRRLTNTPGYDGGPWWSPDGTKIVYRAHHPKDSTELAQYRELLAQGLIRPSKVELFVMNADGSDQRQVTALGGANFGPSWSPDGTKIIFSTNFVAPRSGNFDLYLVDANASMAGPDQVEQITFDGVFDGFPIFHPNGKQLLWASNRFAAKEGETNLFVADFRW from the coding sequence ATGTCCTACCGTGTCATGATCGCCGCCGCGCTGCTTGGCGCGGCGGCCTGCGGCGGCACTGCCGCCGAACAATCGCCCATCGTCGCCCGCGAAGGCGATGCCCGTGAGTCCCGGCTCTCCAATCTCCGGCAGATCACCTTCGGCGGCGAGAACGCCGAGGCGTACTGGAGCCAGGATGGCGAGTACATCACCTTCCAGTCCACGCGCGACGGCCGCACCTGCGACCAGCAGTACGTCATCAAGGCCGACGGCACGGGCCTGACGCGCGTCTCCGACGGCCGTGGCAAGACCACCTGCGGCTGGTTCTTCCCGGGCGGCGAACGCCTCTTCTTCGCCTCGACCACGGCGCATGATGAAGGCTGCCCCGTGCGCCCGGACCCGTCCAAGGGATACGTCTGGCCGCTGGATCGCTACGACATCTACACCGCCAACCGTGACGGCAGCGACATGCGCCGCCTCACGAACTACGACGTGTACACGGCCGAGGGCATCCTCTCGCCGGACGGCTCGAAGATCGTCTTCACGTCCATGAAGGACGGCGACCTCGAGATCTACACCATGAACGCCGACGGCAGCGACGTGCGCCGCCTCACCAACACGCCCGGGTACGACGGCGGGCCGTGGTGGTCGCCCGACGGCACGAAGATCGTCTACCGCGCGCATCACCCGAAGGACAGCACCGAACTCGCGCAGTATCGCGAGCTGCTCGCCCAGGGCCTCATCCGCCCCAGCAAGGTCGAGCTCTTCGTCATGAACGCCGACGGCAGCGACCAACGCCAGGTGACCGCGCTCGGCGGCGCCAACTTCGGGCCCTCGTGGAGCCCGGACGGCACCAAGATCATCTTCTCCACCAACTTCGTCGCGCCGCGCTCGGGCAACTTCGACCTCTACCTGGTCGACGCCAACGCCTCGATGGCCGGCCCCGACCAGGTGGAGCAGATCACCTTCGACGGCGTCTTCGACGGCTTCCCGATCTTCCACCCCAACGGCAAGCAGCTCCTGTGGGCCAGCAACCGCTTCGCCGCCAAGGAAGGCGAGACCAACCTCTTCGTCGCCGATTTCCGGTGGTAG
- a CDS encoding S41 family peptidase: MPRRRIFALAAVLALPLAAGAFVVQERAATASATLFDQVLSLVGDRYVDSIGTRELYERAARGLVEQLRDPYSELYTPAQLEAFNTTTGGFYGGVGMLIEDQEGTIIISKVYPHTPAEEAGIREGDRIVGVDTSSTRGWRLDQVSGALRGQPGSRVKARFQRPGVAQAFEVEFTRRTIRIPAIPFGLVLDGGIGYIPVQQFNETTTREFAEVYARFVNEDVKGLVIDLRGNSGGFLDQALEMTNFFLARGRELASVRSRSGQVERYVAERSPLIPNMPVVVLTDGYSASASEIVAGALQDQDRALVVGQTTFGKGLVQSVYRLDGGYAIKLTTGKWFTPSGRTIQRERVLDASGRLVEVNPDSSESDSARAARPMFRSTSGRAVFGGGGVTPDIVVPYDTLTAAELRLARALVPRQQDVYLALYDYAFGLKDQVRPDFTVTAAMRDGFRQKLEAKGVTVDRAEWDAGRAYVDRLLLNRIARLAFGDSTAKRREIPEDVQLQRAMDLLRRAKTTQELLALAPASAPVPAAASARRPD, encoded by the coding sequence ATGCCCCGTCGCCGGATCTTTGCGCTCGCCGCTGTTCTCGCCCTGCCGCTCGCGGCCGGCGCTTTCGTCGTGCAGGAACGCGCCGCCACGGCCAGCGCCACGCTCTTCGACCAAGTGCTCTCGCTCGTCGGCGATCGCTATGTCGATTCCATCGGCACGCGCGAGCTCTATGAGCGCGCCGCTCGCGGACTCGTCGAGCAGTTGCGCGATCCGTACTCCGAGCTCTACACGCCCGCGCAGCTCGAGGCCTTCAACACCACGACCGGCGGCTTCTACGGCGGCGTGGGCATGCTGATCGAGGACCAGGAAGGCACGATCATCATCAGCAAGGTGTATCCGCACACGCCGGCCGAGGAAGCGGGCATCCGCGAGGGCGACCGCATCGTCGGTGTCGACACCTCGTCCACGCGCGGCTGGCGTCTCGATCAAGTCTCCGGCGCCCTCCGCGGCCAGCCCGGCTCGCGCGTGAAGGCACGCTTCCAGCGGCCGGGCGTCGCCCAGGCCTTCGAAGTCGAGTTCACCCGGCGCACCATCCGCATCCCCGCGATCCCCTTCGGCCTCGTGCTCGACGGCGGCATCGGCTACATCCCGGTGCAGCAGTTCAACGAGACGACCACGCGCGAGTTCGCCGAGGTCTATGCGCGCTTCGTCAATGAAGACGTGAAGGGCCTCGTCATCGACCTCCGCGGCAACTCGGGCGGCTTCCTCGACCAAGCCCTCGAGATGACGAACTTCTTCCTCGCGCGCGGCCGCGAGCTCGCATCGGTCCGCAGCCGCAGCGGGCAGGTCGAGCGCTACGTCGCCGAACGCTCGCCGCTCATCCCCAACATGCCGGTGGTCGTCCTCACCGACGGCTACTCCGCCTCGGCCTCCGAGATCGTCGCCGGCGCCCTGCAGGACCAGGACCGCGCGCTCGTCGTCGGCCAGACGACCTTCGGCAAGGGACTCGTGCAGTCGGTGTATCGCCTCGACGGGGGCTACGCCATCAAGCTCACCACCGGCAAGTGGTTCACCCCCAGCGGTCGCACGATCCAGCGTGAGCGCGTGCTCGATGCCTCGGGACGCCTCGTCGAGGTGAACCCCGATTCCTCGGAGAGCGATAGCGCACGCGCCGCACGGCCCATGTTCCGCTCGACCAGCGGGCGCGCGGTGTTCGGCGGCGGCGGTGTCACGCCCGACATCGTCGTGCCCTACGACACGCTCACGGCTGCCGAGCTTCGCCTCGCGCGGGCGCTCGTGCCGCGGCAGCAGGACGTCTATCTCGCGCTGTACGACTACGCGTTCGGGCTCAAGGACCAGGTGCGTCCGGACTTCACCGTCACGGCCGCCATGCGCGACGGCTTCCGGCAGAAGCTCGAAGCCAAGGGCGTGACCGTCGACCGCGCCGAGTGGGACGCCGGTCGTGCGTATGTCGATCGCCTCCTGCTCAACCGCATTGCCCGCCTCGCCTTCGGCGACTCGACGGCCAAGCGCCGCGAAATCCCGGAAGACGTGCAGCTCCAGCGGGCGATGGACCTCCTGCGCCGCGCGAAGACCACGCAGGAACTGCTCGCCCTCGCTCCCGCTTCCGCGCCCGTCCCGGCCGCGGCGTCGGCGCGGCGACCCGACTAA
- a CDS encoding replication initiator protein A produces the protein MAAAPRRRPQSRTVLLDRVIEAFPLFRLSDSSDDAAVAYTTPDGGRWRVLPAPGERLPGTFDQDVYVELLRRFHEAGAPSDGTLSFTLHAFLRAMGRRVDGRTYEQLRAALARLERTVLESDGAWYDAAAQARPHARFTLLAAVAIDRRRFTDRDQLALFPALASNEPGDARVTLAHQLRDNIAAGHVSTLNAQKYAALSSPVARRLYRVLEAERAGDGDATWLLPLDQLAERLPLTQRFPSHLQRVLQPAHEMLLAAGLVRGARFVQDGRLWSVEYRF, from the coding sequence ATGGCTGCCGCCCCGCGACGCCGCCCCCAGTCGCGCACGGTGCTGCTCGACCGCGTGATCGAGGCCTTTCCGCTCTTCCGGCTGTCCGACAGTTCGGACGACGCGGCAGTCGCATACACCACGCCCGATGGTGGACGCTGGCGCGTACTGCCCGCCCCCGGCGAGCGCTTGCCCGGCACCTTCGATCAAGACGTCTACGTCGAGTTGCTGCGCCGCTTCCATGAAGCCGGCGCGCCGAGCGACGGGACGCTGTCGTTCACGCTGCACGCCTTCCTTCGCGCCATGGGACGGCGCGTCGACGGCCGCACCTACGAGCAGCTGCGAGCGGCGCTCGCGCGACTCGAGCGCACCGTCCTCGAGAGTGACGGGGCGTGGTACGACGCGGCGGCCCAGGCACGCCCGCACGCCCGCTTCACCCTGCTCGCGGCCGTGGCGATCGATCGCCGCCGTTTCACGGACCGCGACCAGCTGGCGCTCTTTCCCGCGCTCGCAAGCAACGAACCCGGCGACGCGCGCGTCACGTTGGCCCACCAGCTGCGCGACAACATCGCGGCCGGGCACGTGAGCACCCTCAATGCCCAGAAGTACGCCGCGCTGTCGTCGCCGGTGGCCCGACGGCTGTATCGCGTGCTCGAGGCGGAGCGCGCCGGCGACGGCGATGCGACGTGGCTGCTGCCCCTCGACCAGTTGGCCGAGCGCCTGCCGCTCACGCAGCGCTTTCCCTCGCATCTCCAGCGCGTCCTGCAGCCGGCCCACGAGATGCTGCTCGCGGCCGGGCTCGTCCGCGGCGCACGCTTCGTCCAGGACGGTCGCCTCTGGAGCGTCGAGTACCGTTTCTGA
- a CDS encoding MerR family transcriptional regulator: MSDSPVALLRAHARHAPWNARGLASHATALVDAAGMRPTNTSARATPSARAIRFYVANGLLDHPEGKGTAATYHYKHLLQLLAIKIRQREGQTLDVIKQEIAGIHGDQLEKRVAASLAPALGAGLGGTNAPADDASDAAWRRIGVADGIELHVRSDSPAATDGALVALREAVRAALGREDIR; the protein is encoded by the coding sequence ATGTCGGACTCGCCCGTCGCCTTGCTCCGCGCCCATGCGCGGCACGCCCCGTGGAATGCGCGGGGCCTCGCGTCCCACGCCACCGCCTTGGTGGATGCTGCCGGCATGCGTCCCACCAATACCTCGGCGCGCGCGACGCCGAGCGCGCGCGCGATCCGCTTCTACGTCGCGAACGGCCTGCTCGACCACCCGGAAGGCAAAGGCACCGCCGCCACGTATCACTACAAGCACCTCCTGCAGCTGCTCGCGATCAAGATCCGCCAGCGCGAGGGGCAGACGCTCGACGTCATCAAGCAGGAGATCGCCGGCATCCACGGCGACCAGCTCGAGAAGCGCGTCGCCGCCTCGCTCGCCCCGGCGCTCGGCGCCGGCCTCGGCGGTACGAACGCGCCTGCGGACGACGCCAGCGATGCCGCCTGGCGGCGCATCGGCGTCGCCGATGGCATCGAGCTGCACGTGCGTAGCGATTCGCCCGCCGCGACCGATGGTGCACTGGTCGCGCTGCGGGAGGCCGTGCGCGCCGCGCTGGGCCGCGAAGACATTCGCTGA